The following are from one region of the Segatella oris genome:
- the nuoK gene encoding NADH-quinone oxidoreductase subunit NuoK — MNIPVECYLVLSTLLFFIGVFGFVTRRNLVAMLISVELVLNSVDLNFAVFNRLLFPGQLEGFFFTLFSIGVSAAETAVALAIIINVYRNYHSDQVNSIENMKF; from the coding sequence ATGAATATCCCTGTAGAATGTTATCTCGTGCTCAGCACACTTTTGTTCTTCATTGGTGTCTTTGGCTTTGTTACGCGTCGCAACTTGGTTGCCATGCTTATTTCTGTTGAGCTTGTGTTGAACTCTGTAGACTTGAACTTTGCAGTTTTCAACCGTCTCCTTTTCCCCGGACAGCTTGAAGGTTTCTTCTTCACCTTGTTCTCTATAGGAGTCAGTGCGGCAGAGACGGCAGTGGCACTTGCTATTATTATTAATGTTTACCGTAACTACCATAGTGATCAGGTGAACAGTATTGAAAACATGAAATTCTAA
- the rd gene encoding rubredoxin, which produces MKKYVCDVCGYIYDPAVGDPDNGIAPGTAFEDIPEDWVCPTCGVTKEDFSEVEE; this is translated from the coding sequence ATGAAAAAGTATGTATGTGACGTTTGTGGGTATATCTATGACCCAGCTGTAGGAGATCCTGATAATGGTATTGCACCCGGAACTGCATTTGAAGATATACCGGAAGACTGGGTTTGCCCAACTTGCGGTGTAACCAAGGAAGATTTCAGTGAGGTTGAGGAGTAA
- a CDS encoding NuoI/complex I 23 kDa subunit family protein, whose amino-acid sequence MENNKSYFGEIGAALKTLGTGLKVTMKEYFTPKTTEQYPENRKTTLHVAKRHRGRLVFLRDEDENYKCTACTMCEKACPNDTIKIVAHLEENPETGRKKKQLDDYQYDLGDCMFCQLCVNACNFGAIEFVNDFENSVFNRDKLVYHLDKEVYKGGSLPNLIEGGAPLTIGKFNTKTK is encoded by the coding sequence ATGGAAAATAACAAATCATATTTCGGTGAAATAGGTGCTGCACTGAAGACACTTGGAACAGGTCTGAAGGTGACGATGAAGGAATACTTCACGCCGAAGACTACGGAGCAGTATCCTGAAAACCGCAAGACTACCCTGCATGTTGCAAAGCGTCATCGTGGCCGTCTTGTCTTCTTGCGTGATGAAGATGAGAACTATAAATGCACGGCGTGTACCATGTGTGAGAAAGCTTGCCCTAATGATACAATCAAGATTGTAGCCCATTTGGAGGAGAACCCTGAAACGGGTCGCAAGAAGAAACAACTTGATGACTACCAGTATGACCTTGGCGACTGCATGTTCTGTCAGCTTTGTGTCAATGCTTGTAACTTCGGGGCCATAGAGTTTGTGAATGATTTCGAGAACTCTGTCTTCAATCGTGACAAGTTGGTTTATCATCTCGATAAGGAAGTATATAAAGGTGGTAGCCTCCCTAATCTGATTGAAGGTGGTGCACCATTGACAATCGGTAAGTTTAACACTAAAACCAAGTAA
- a CDS encoding anaerobic nitric oxide reductase flavorubredoxin — MAKKITDKVTWVGKIDWELVRFHGDELSTDHGSSYNAFLIRDKKTVLMDTVWQPYDKEFVARLKREIDLKAIDYIVMNHNEIDHSGALPELLREIPGTPIYCTKKGEAILRGHYHQDWNFVNVKTGDTLDLGESTLTFIEATMLHWPDTMMSYLSGEDILFSNDVFGQHFATESLYNDLVKQDDLLWEAEKYYANIICPYSAMASRKVKELLGMNLSIKMICPSHGVMWKNNPMQIIEKYQAWADAYKENQITIVYDTMWQSTRKMAEAIAEGILVEDNSVTVKIYNAAKEDKNDILTEIFQSKAVLVGSPTINYGYSYAIAGILEMARGLKLKGKKAAAFGSYGWSGDAPKLISAHLQEAGFELVDDGIKALWVPDEDALATCRDYGEAFAKATK, encoded by the coding sequence ATGGCGAAGAAGATAACAGATAAGGTAACTTGGGTAGGAAAGATTGATTGGGAATTAGTGCGTTTTCATGGTGATGAACTCTCCACCGACCATGGCTCAAGCTATAATGCATTCCTTATTCGGGATAAGAAGACTGTATTGATGGATACTGTGTGGCAGCCCTACGATAAAGAATTCGTGGCAAGACTGAAGCGTGAGATTGATTTGAAGGCGATAGACTACATTGTCATGAACCATAATGAGATTGATCATAGCGGTGCTCTCCCCGAACTTTTACGCGAAATCCCCGGCACTCCTATTTATTGTACAAAGAAAGGGGAGGCTATTCTCCGCGGACATTATCATCAGGACTGGAACTTTGTGAATGTCAAAACGGGCGATACGCTTGACTTAGGCGAGTCGACTCTTACTTTCATTGAGGCTACAATGTTGCATTGGCCCGACACGATGATGTCTTATCTTTCCGGTGAAGATATTCTCTTCTCCAATGATGTGTTTGGCCAGCACTTCGCAACCGAATCACTTTATAATGATCTCGTAAAGCAGGACGACCTGCTTTGGGAGGCAGAAAAGTATTATGCCAACATCATTTGTCCTTATAGTGCAATGGCAAGCCGTAAGGTGAAAGAGCTTCTTGGCATGAATCTCTCTATCAAAATGATTTGCCCGAGCCATGGGGTGATGTGGAAAAACAATCCTATGCAGATCATTGAGAAGTATCAAGCATGGGCCGATGCTTATAAGGAAAATCAGATAACCATTGTCTATGACACCATGTGGCAGTCTACCCGCAAGATGGCAGAAGCCATTGCCGAGGGCATATTGGTTGAAGACAATAGCGTTACCGTGAAGATTTACAATGCAGCCAAGGAAGACAAGAACGACATCCTGACGGAAATCTTCCAGTCGAAAGCCGTACTTGTAGGTTCACCGACAATCAACTATGGGTATTCTTATGCCATTGCCGGTATTCTTGAAATGGCCCGCGGCTTGAAGCTTAAGGGGAAGAAGGCTGCTGCTTTCGGTTCTTATGGCTGGAGCGGTGATGCACCTAAGCTTATTAGTGCACATTTGCAGGAGGCGGGTTTCGAACTTGTTGACGATGGAATTAAGGCTTTGTGGGTTCCCGATGAAGACGCACTTGCCACCTGTCGTGACTATGGAGAGGCATTTGCCAAGGCAACAAAATAA
- a CDS encoding alpha-L-fucosidase yields MKKTLFLIATLLMNYVGMAQETYRPTSENLKAREQFQDEKFGVFLHWGLYSMMGAGEWVMNNRNINYQEYPKLAKTFYPSEFDADAWVRAIKAAGAKYITITTRHHDGFSLFKTSASTYNTVDATPFKRDVIKEMADACQRHGIKLHLYYSHLDWGREDYPQGRTGLGTGRQKEKADWTSYYNFMNTQLTELLTHYGPIGAIWFDGWWDHDSDAKPFDWQLEAQYAMIHKLQPQCLIGNNHHQTPNPGEDIQIFERDLPGENKAGLSGQGISRLPLESCQTINDHWGYSITDSNYKTPKELIQMLVRAAGKNANLLLNVGPEPGGALPSLALDRLKAIGKWMNKYGETIYGTRGGIVAPHDWGVSTQRGNKLYIHILNCMDSSLFVPLGNHKVKSALVYATGKSVNYTKTGNGITLNLGAIPTDIDYIIALTL; encoded by the coding sequence ATGAAAAAGACTTTATTTTTAATTGCAACTCTGCTGATGAATTATGTCGGCATGGCGCAGGAGACTTATCGGCCAACGTCTGAAAACCTCAAGGCGCGTGAGCAGTTCCAGGATGAGAAGTTTGGTGTATTCCTGCATTGGGGCCTCTACTCGATGATGGGTGCAGGCGAGTGGGTGATGAACAACAGGAATATCAACTATCAGGAGTACCCGAAGTTGGCAAAGACTTTCTATCCGTCAGAGTTTGATGCAGATGCCTGGGTGAGGGCAATCAAGGCTGCCGGGGCAAAATATATCACGATAACAACGCGCCACCACGATGGTTTCTCGCTTTTCAAAACCTCTGCCAGCACTTACAACACGGTAGATGCAACACCGTTCAAGCGGGATGTCATCAAGGAAATGGCCGATGCCTGCCAGCGACACGGCATTAAATTGCACCTCTATTATTCGCATTTGGACTGGGGAAGAGAAGATTATCCGCAGGGAAGGACAGGACTTGGGACAGGCAGACAGAAAGAGAAAGCCGACTGGACAAGCTATTACAACTTCATGAACACGCAACTTACAGAGCTGCTTACCCACTATGGGCCGATTGGAGCCATATGGTTTGATGGCTGGTGGGACCATGACAGCGATGCAAAGCCCTTTGATTGGCAGTTGGAAGCGCAGTATGCAATGATACATAAGCTACAGCCACAGTGTCTCATTGGTAACAATCATCATCAGACTCCCAATCCCGGTGAGGACATTCAGATATTCGAACGTGATCTTCCCGGCGAGAATAAAGCAGGACTTTCGGGACAGGGCATCAGCAGATTACCTCTTGAATCATGCCAGACGATCAATGACCACTGGGGCTATTCGATTACCGACAGCAACTATAAAACGCCCAAAGAACTAATACAGATGTTGGTTCGGGCAGCGGGGAAGAATGCAAACCTGTTGCTTAATGTAGGTCCGGAACCAGGAGGAGCACTCCCTTCGCTTGCCCTCGATCGCCTGAAAGCCATTGGAAAATGGATGAATAAATACGGAGAAACCATTTATGGCACGCGTGGAGGAATTGTAGCTCCGCATGATTGGGGCGTAAGTACTCAGCGCGGAAACAAACTCTATATCCATATTTTGAATTGTATGGACTCAAGTTTATTCGTTCCTCTTGGCAATCACAAGGTGAAGTCGGCTTTGGTTTATGCCACGGGTAAGTCCGTCAATTACACGAAAACGGGCAATGGAATAACCCTGAATCTTGGAGCAATTCCCACTGATATTGATTATATCATAGCCTTGACGCTTTGA
- a CDS encoding NADH-quinone oxidoreductase subunit N — protein MNIDYSQFLSMIPEVTLVALLIIIFIADFATAQRVVLPNAESKAVSPRAWFNPLVCLLMAVHIVINIFPVTAAAAFGNMYYTTPAIGVIKTILALGALIVLIQSREWLSRPDTQFKEGEFYMLLISTLLGMNMMVSANHFLLFFLGLEMASVPMACLVGLDKYRHNSAEAAAKFILTATFSSGVMLFGISFLYGAMGTLYFDDLAMKMQATPLTITGMVFFFSGLGFKLSLVPFHFWTADTYQGAPTTVTGYLSVVSKGAAAFALCAILMKVFAPMVEYWQYLLFIVIVLSITIANLFAIRQRDLKRFMAFSSISQAGYIVLALIGNSAMSFTALSFYVLIYVAANMAVFSVISSVEEHNNGVVDMEGYNGLYKTNPRLAFLMTLALFSLGGIPPFAGMFSKFFVFMAAVKGASISTTAGSLAYAVVFIALVNTVVSLYYYLLIVKAMYIKHNENPLPTFKSASSTKLALAICTTGILLFGVCSMVYGWIDSASVASL, from the coding sequence ATGAATATAGATTATAGTCAATTTCTAAGCATGATACCTGAAGTGACCCTCGTGGCGCTTCTGATTATCATCTTCATTGCAGACTTTGCGACCGCTCAGCGTGTTGTTTTACCCAATGCCGAAAGTAAAGCCGTATCACCACGTGCGTGGTTCAATCCCTTAGTCTGCTTGTTGATGGCTGTGCATATTGTCATCAATATTTTCCCTGTAACCGCTGCTGCTGCTTTTGGCAACATGTATTATACAACGCCTGCTATCGGGGTTATCAAGACTATTCTTGCCTTGGGCGCACTCATTGTGCTCATTCAGAGTCGTGAGTGGCTGTCTCGTCCCGATACACAGTTCAAGGAGGGCGAGTTCTACATGCTGCTGATTTCAACCTTGTTAGGTATGAACATGATGGTCAGTGCCAATCACTTTCTGTTATTCTTCCTCGGTCTTGAAATGGCTTCTGTGCCAATGGCATGCCTCGTAGGACTTGACAAATACCGTCACAATTCGGCAGAAGCAGCTGCTAAGTTCATCTTGACAGCAACCTTCTCAAGCGGTGTGATGCTCTTTGGTATTTCATTCCTCTATGGCGCTATGGGAACTCTCTATTTCGACGACCTTGCCATGAAGATGCAGGCAACACCGCTTACTATCACAGGTATGGTGTTCTTCTTCAGTGGATTGGGTTTTAAGTTGTCTTTGGTTCCTTTCCATTTCTGGACAGCCGACACCTACCAGGGTGCTCCTACAACTGTCACCGGCTATCTTTCTGTTGTCAGTAAGGGTGCAGCAGCCTTTGCGTTGTGCGCCATTCTGATGAAAGTGTTTGCCCCGATGGTTGAATATTGGCAGTATCTTCTGTTCATAGTCATCGTGCTTTCTATCACGATTGCCAACCTCTTTGCCATTCGCCAGCGTGACTTGAAGCGCTTCATGGCCTTCAGTTCTATTTCTCAGGCGGGTTATATCGTGTTGGCACTTATCGGCAATTCTGCTATGAGCTTCACGGCTTTGAGTTTCTATGTGCTTATTTATGTTGCAGCTAACATGGCCGTTTTCTCGGTTATCAGCAGCGTTGAAGAACATAATAACGGCGTGGTTGACATGGAAGGCTACAATGGTCTTTACAAAACCAATCCCCGTTTGGCTTTCCTGATGACGCTTGCACTGTTCTCCTTAGGTGGCATTCCCCCATTTGCAGGTATGTTCAGCAAGTTCTTCGTATTCATGGCCGCTGTGAAAGGAGCATCAATCAGCACGACAGCCGGCTCACTTGCCTATGCAGTCGTATTCATTGCGTTGGTCAACACGGTAGTGAGTCTCTACTATTATCTGCTGATAGTCAAGGCAATGTATATCAAACACAACGAAAATCCACTGCCAACTTTCAAGAGTGCTTCAAGCACTAAGTTGGCTTTGGCTATCTGCACCACGGGCATCCTCCTCTTTGGTGTATGCAGTATGGTGTATGGATGGATTGACAGTGCATCTGTGGCTTCGCTCTAA
- a CDS encoding NuoM family protein, whose protein sequence is MSILTLFVVIPVLMLVGLWLSKNDNQVRGVMVVGATALLGLSIWLTVTFIQMRNAGNTDLMLFTYSVPWFAPLNIAYSVGVDGISVVMILLSAVIVFTGTFASWQLEPMKKGYFLWFVLLSIGVFGFFISTDLFTMFMFYEVALIPMYLLIGVWGTGPKEYAAMKLTLMLMGGSALLVIGILGIYYFSGATTMNINEIAALHNIPVSVQKVFFPFIFIGFGVLGALFPFHTWSPDGHASAPTAVSMLHAGVLMKLGGYGCFRIAMYLLPEAAQELSWIFLILTTCSVVYGALSACVQTDLKYINAYSSVSHCGMVLFALCMMTQTAITGAVLQMLSHGLMTALFFACIGMIYHRAGTRDVRYLGGLMKVLPFLSVAYVVAGLANLGLPGFSGFVAEMTIFVGSFQNGDMFHRVCTIIACSSIVITAVYILRVVGKILFQKVANPKFFELHDATWDERFAIGGLIFCVAGLGLFPLWANNVISDSVGSIINHILGTTVAAL, encoded by the coding sequence ATGAGTATATTAACATTATTTGTAGTAATTCCAGTCCTGATGCTTGTTGGTCTTTGGCTTTCAAAGAACGATAATCAGGTACGTGGCGTGATGGTTGTCGGTGCTACCGCATTGCTTGGCCTTTCAATCTGGCTCACTGTCACATTTATTCAGATGCGCAATGCCGGCAACACTGATTTGATGTTGTTTACCTATAGCGTTCCTTGGTTTGCTCCATTGAATATAGCCTACAGTGTGGGTGTAGACGGTATCTCTGTAGTGATGATACTTCTGTCTGCAGTCATCGTTTTCACAGGAACTTTTGCTTCATGGCAACTTGAACCGATGAAGAAGGGATACTTCCTTTGGTTTGTTCTCTTGAGCATTGGTGTGTTCGGTTTCTTTATTTCGACCGACCTTTTCACCATGTTTATGTTCTATGAGGTAGCCTTGATACCAATGTATCTCCTTATCGGTGTATGGGGAACAGGGCCTAAGGAGTATGCCGCCATGAAGCTTACGTTGATGCTCATGGGTGGTAGTGCGTTGTTGGTTATCGGTATTCTTGGCATCTACTACTTCAGTGGTGCCACCACAATGAATATCAATGAGATTGCTGCTCTGCACAATATTCCTGTATCTGTTCAGAAAGTTTTCTTCCCATTCATCTTCATTGGTTTCGGTGTGTTGGGTGCTTTGTTCCCGTTCCATACATGGTCACCTGACGGTCATGCATCGGCACCGACGGCAGTTTCTATGCTTCATGCCGGTGTATTGATGAAACTTGGCGGTTATGGTTGTTTCCGTATAGCCATGTATCTGCTTCCTGAAGCAGCACAGGAGCTTTCTTGGATATTCCTTATCCTTACCACCTGTTCTGTGGTTTATGGTGCACTTTCTGCTTGTGTACAGACCGACTTGAAGTATATCAATGCCTATTCGTCAGTTTCCCACTGTGGTATGGTGCTCTTTGCACTTTGCATGATGACCCAGACTGCTATCACGGGAGCTGTTCTGCAGATGCTTTCTCATGGTTTGATGACGGCATTGTTCTTTGCCTGCATCGGTATGATTTATCACCGTGCCGGCACACGTGACGTCCGCTATCTCGGCGGATTGATGAAAGTTTTGCCTTTCCTCTCCGTAGCTTATGTTGTGGCAGGTCTTGCCAATCTCGGTCTGCCAGGCTTCTCCGGCTTCGTTGCAGAGATGACCATTTTCGTTGGTTCATTCCAGAATGGCGATATGTTCCATCGTGTCTGCACCATCATTGCATGTTCTTCAATTGTGATAACGGCAGTCTACATCCTGCGTGTTGTTGGTAAAATCCTTTTCCAGAAGGTTGCCAATCCCAAGTTCTTCGAACTTCATGATGCTACATGGGACGAGCGTTTTGCTATTGGAGGTCTGATTTTCTGTGTTGCAGGTCTTGGTCTGTTCCCTCTCTGGGCAAACAATGTCATCAGCGATTCGGTTGGTTCTATCATCAATCATATCCTTGGTACAACGGTTGCTGCGCTGTAA
- the nuoL gene encoding NADH-quinone oxidoreductase subunit L, whose protein sequence is MEYSYAFLILLLPFLSFLVLGLLGMKMKKQVAGLIGTIMLGSLFAMSVYTAYEYFFVIGRDAATGMYPTVTVFNFTWLKFTELLTFNIGFRLTPISVMMLIVITTVSFMVHIYSFGYMAERDEHYKFEEYEHGFQRFYAYLSLFTMSMLGLVVATNIFQMYMFWELVGVCSYLLIGFYYPKHAAVHASKKAFIVTRFADLFFLIGILFFSFYVGTFNYDLNANPELIGKLASVAKEYAWVLPTALFLMFIGGAGKSAMFPLHIWLPDAMEGPTPVSALIHAATMVVAGVYQVASLFPIWVEYAPEQLHWVAYIAAFTAFYAAAVACAQRDIKRGLAFSTISQIAYMLVALGVCYALDNHEGGLGYMASMFHLFTHAMFKALLFLCSGAIIVIIGSNFKEYMGGLHKYMPITNACFLIGCIAISGVWPFAGFFSKDEIVSACFEFSPFLGWFMTLVSGMTAFYMFRLYYVIFWGQSYYELDPENRKRPAEVPFVMWGPLVFLAVISIFAGWIPFGHFVSATGQSMEIGLQHFEFSSVAWFSLLAAAIGIGLATWMYLPKHNPVPDMLQKKMPRLHKAALNRFYIDDAWQFFTHKIVFNCFSKPIAWFDRHVIDGTFNFMAWGAQEAGETIRPWQSGDVRSYASWFLTGTIALTLILLCIFS, encoded by the coding sequence ATGGAATACAGTTATGCATTTTTAATACTTCTTCTGCCTTTCCTGAGCTTCTTGGTTCTGGGACTCTTGGGCATGAAGATGAAGAAGCAGGTAGCTGGTCTTATCGGTACAATCATGTTGGGCAGCCTTTTTGCAATGTCTGTCTATACAGCCTATGAGTATTTCTTTGTCATCGGACGGGATGCTGCCACAGGTATGTACCCGACAGTTACTGTTTTCAATTTTACCTGGTTGAAGTTTACTGAACTGCTTACTTTCAATATCGGATTTCGCCTGACACCTATCAGTGTGATGATGTTGATTGTGATTACAACGGTAAGTTTCATGGTTCACATCTATTCTTTCGGTTACATGGCCGAGCGTGACGAGCATTATAAGTTTGAGGAATACGAACATGGTTTTCAGCGTTTCTATGCTTATCTGTCGCTCTTCACAATGAGTATGCTGGGCTTGGTCGTTGCTACAAATATCTTCCAGATGTATATGTTCTGGGAACTTGTGGGCGTTTGTTCTTATCTGTTGATTGGTTTCTATTATCCAAAGCATGCGGCTGTGCATGCCTCTAAGAAGGCTTTCATTGTTACTCGCTTTGCCGATTTGTTCTTTCTTATTGGTATTCTGTTCTTCAGTTTCTATGTTGGCACGTTCAACTACGACCTGAATGCAAATCCTGAACTGATTGGTAAGCTTGCAAGTGTGGCTAAAGAATATGCTTGGGTGCTTCCAACAGCCTTGTTCTTGATGTTCATTGGTGGTGCAGGTAAGAGTGCTATGTTCCCGCTTCATATCTGGTTGCCGGATGCTATGGAAGGCCCAACACCTGTTTCTGCGCTTATTCATGCTGCAACCATGGTTGTTGCCGGTGTTTATCAGGTTGCAAGTCTCTTCCCAATCTGGGTAGAATATGCCCCCGAACAACTTCACTGGGTAGCTTATATAGCCGCTTTCACCGCTTTCTATGCCGCAGCTGTTGCTTGTGCACAGCGCGATATCAAGCGTGGTTTGGCTTTCTCAACGATTTCTCAGATTGCCTATATGCTTGTAGCTTTGGGCGTTTGTTATGCTCTTGACAACCATGAAGGTGGTCTCGGCTATATGGCAAGTATGTTCCACTTGTTCACACATGCCATGTTCAAGGCTCTCTTGTTCCTTTGCTCCGGCGCTATCATTGTGATTATCGGAAGCAACTTCAAGGAATATATGGGTGGACTCCACAAGTATATGCCTATCACGAATGCCTGTTTCCTCATTGGTTGTATAGCAATCAGTGGTGTATGGCCGTTCGCAGGTTTTTTCTCAAAGGACGAAATTGTATCTGCTTGCTTTGAGTTCTCTCCATTCCTTGGCTGGTTTATGACCCTTGTTTCAGGAATGACAGCATTCTATATGTTCCGTCTCTACTATGTTATTTTCTGGGGACAGAGCTATTATGAGCTTGATCCTGAGAACCGCAAGCGTCCTGCAGAGGTACCTTTCGTTATGTGGGGTCCATTGGTGTTCCTTGCTGTCATCTCAATCTTTGCAGGTTGGATTCCATTCGGACACTTCGTTTCAGCAACAGGCCAATCCATGGAAATCGGTTTGCAACATTTTGAATTCTCAAGTGTAGCATGGTTCAGTCTCTTGGCAGCAGCCATTGGCATTGGATTGGCTACATGGATGTATCTCCCCAAGCACAATCCTGTTCCAGACATGTTGCAGAAGAAGATGCCACGTCTTCACAAGGCAGCGCTCAACCGCTTCTATATTGATGATGCATGGCAGTTCTTCACGCACAAGATTGTGTTCAATTGTTTCTCTAAACCAATTGCATGGTTCGATCGTCATGTTATTGACGGTACGTTCAACTTCATGGCATGGGGTGCTCAGGAAGCTGGTGAGACTATCCGTCCTTGGCAGAGTGGTGATGTCCGTTCATACGCTTCATGGTTCCTTACAGGTACCATTGCATTGACACTGATCTTGCTTTGTATTTTCAGCTAA
- a CDS encoding NADH-quinone oxidoreductase subunit J: MANLVMFCILAVVILGSAIMCVLTKRIMRSATFLLFVLFGVAGIYFLLDYTFLGAAQISVYAGGITMMYIFAIQLVSKRTLQGLVERFKGSRVVNGILLSIVGLVTVGLVLIKNNFYNAAMQATDTEVPMEQIGTALLGSDKYQYVLPFEFISLFLLACIIGGIMIARKEDNK; the protein is encoded by the coding sequence ATGGCAAATTTAGTTATGTTTTGCATTTTAGCTGTAGTCATTCTTGGTTCAGCTATCATGTGTGTTCTGACCAAACGCATCATGCGTTCAGCAACATTCCTGCTGTTCGTGTTGTTTGGTGTTGCAGGAATTTATTTCCTTCTTGACTATACGTTCTTAGGTGCAGCACAGATTTCTGTCTATGCCGGTGGCATTACGATGATGTATATCTTCGCCATTCAGCTTGTATCTAAGCGCACGTTGCAAGGTCTTGTTGAGCGTTTCAAGGGCAGCCGAGTTGTCAATGGAATTCTCTTGAGTATTGTTGGTCTTGTGACGGTAGGTTTAGTTCTTATTAAAAACAATTTTTATAATGCAGCGATGCAGGCTACCGACACAGAAGTGCCGATGGAACAGATAGGTACAGCGCTTCTCGGAAGCGACAAGTATCAATATGTGTTGCCTTTCGAATTCATTTCACTGTTCCTGTTGGCGTGTATCATTGGTGGTATTATGATTGCAAGAAAGGAGGATAACAAATGA
- a CDS encoding class I SAM-dependent methyltransferase, with protein sequence MENYYKTNREAWNARTKIHLCSSFYDLDKFKKEIKSVPDLDLSLLGDVRGKSILHLQCHFGMDTLSLSKLGANVMGIDFSEEAIQTAKSLNEELGLNAQFCCCNVYDMPTMLQGQQFDIVYTSYGVVNWLPDLIQWGQVISQMLKDGGKFVIVEFHPILWMFNEDFSQVRYAYSRKEPYVVEEPTYTDSEIDTRQKTVTWNHGLAVVLNGLLHNGLRIKSFGEYDYSPFNLFGNMIAEKNGTFKIVGKKGEIPMLFSVVAVKNP encoded by the coding sequence ATGGAAAATTATTATAAGACAAACAGAGAAGCGTGGAATGCAAGAACAAAAATTCATTTGTGTTCCTCATTTTATGATTTAGATAAATTCAAGAAAGAGATAAAGTCTGTACCCGACTTAGATTTGTCATTGTTAGGAGACGTTCGGGGAAAGTCCATTCTGCATCTTCAATGTCATTTCGGTATGGATACGCTTTCCTTGTCAAAGTTGGGAGCCAACGTAATGGGGATAGATTTTTCGGAAGAGGCTATACAAACGGCAAAGTCTTTAAATGAAGAATTAGGACTGAATGCGCAATTCTGCTGCTGTAATGTCTACGATATGCCTACTATGCTGCAAGGACAACAGTTTGACATTGTATATACATCTTACGGTGTAGTTAATTGGTTACCCGATTTAATCCAATGGGGGCAGGTGATTTCACAGATGCTGAAAGATGGTGGAAAGTTCGTTATCGTGGAATTTCATCCCATATTGTGGATGTTCAATGAAGATTTTTCTCAAGTCCGATATGCCTATTCACGCAAAGAACCTTACGTTGTAGAAGAACCCACCTATACAGACTCTGAAATTGACACTCGGCAAAAGACTGTTACGTGGAACCATGGGTTGGCTGTAGTTCTGAATGGTTTGCTCCATAATGGCTTACGGATAAAGTCTTTCGGAGAGTATGATTACTCGCCTTTCAACCTGTTTGGAAATATGATTGCCGAAAAGAATGGAACGTTCAAAATAGTGGGAAAGAAGGGCGAGATACCGATGCTGTTTTCTGTTGTTGCCGTGAAGAATCCGTAA